Proteins from one Pirellulaceae bacterium genomic window:
- a CDS encoding APC family permease: protein MNSPSSKPKKALGPMLLVAMNASVIIGLEGLPDMALYGVPLIFLFLVGAITFLIPVGLVSSELAVGWPGGGGVYGWVDSAFGRRPAVLAVWCQWVQILVWYPTGLSFSAATFAYIFNPKLAENPTFVMIVVTIIFWTVTLMNFRGLRTSGVVATIGLVLGTILPTLLVILFAAIWWMSDHPIAIPEHNRGFFPKLEGIRGLAIAAGMITFYSGLEVNAVHGSRINKPRSSIPFAMILSAGIVLTIYIFGSLGIAMILPPEKIRADLNVGPMEMFRVFLETHNLGMLSPVLAACVCIGVLGHISTWVIGPTEAIRRAAQRRDLPAIFGKTNRHGVPTPLLIIQAVIVTAMTLPFLFLKDVSTAFLILTALSGTVYLVMYIMMFAAAIRLRYSKPHIKRHFEVPGGVAGIWLVSGVGILISVVALILSFIPPAADQVDVGNPYVYVGLEVGIFCVIVLIGLFMPMHPDRLPDEDQSEGQSD, encoded by the coding sequence GTGAACTCCCCATCCTCCAAGCCGAAAAAAGCGTTAGGCCCCATGTTACTCGTGGCCATGAACGCCTCCGTGATCATCGGACTGGAGGGTTTACCAGACATGGCGCTTTACGGAGTTCCGCTGATCTTCCTGTTTCTCGTGGGTGCGATCACCTTCCTGATTCCAGTCGGTCTGGTGTCGAGTGAACTGGCTGTCGGCTGGCCCGGTGGCGGCGGTGTTTATGGCTGGGTGGATTCAGCGTTCGGCAGGCGACCGGCAGTACTTGCGGTCTGGTGCCAATGGGTTCAGATTTTGGTTTGGTATCCTACCGGGCTCTCCTTTAGCGCAGCCACCTTCGCCTATATTTTCAATCCGAAGCTGGCAGAAAATCCCACCTTTGTGATGATCGTGGTGACGATCATTTTTTGGACTGTCACGTTGATGAATTTCCGCGGGCTGCGAACCAGTGGTGTCGTCGCAACAATCGGGCTTGTACTGGGTACAATTCTGCCAACCTTGTTGGTAATCCTTTTCGCAGCAATCTGGTGGATGAGTGACCATCCGATTGCGATTCCAGAACACAATCGCGGATTCTTCCCGAAGCTGGAAGGCATTCGAGGTCTAGCGATTGCAGCCGGGATGATCACCTTTTATTCCGGCCTCGAAGTGAATGCGGTGCATGGGTCCCGCATTAACAAGCCGCGTAGCAGCATTCCGTTTGCGATGATCCTGTCAGCTGGAATTGTGCTCACGATTTACATCTTCGGTTCGCTAGGAATCGCCATGATCCTTCCACCGGAAAAGATCAGAGCGGATTTGAATGTCGGCCCGATGGAGATGTTTCGCGTATTCCTGGAAACACACAATTTGGGAATGCTTTCTCCCGTTCTCGCCGCATGCGTTTGCATTGGGGTTTTAGGGCACATTTCCACTTGGGTGATCGGCCCCACCGAAGCCATTCGACGAGCTGCACAACGAAGAGACCTCCCTGCCATCTTTGGTAAAACCAATCGCCACGGCGTTCCGACACCGTTGCTCATCATTCAGGCAGTGATCGTTACCGCGATGACGCTCCCATTCCTATTCCTGAAAGATGTATCGACCGCCTTCTTGATTCTCACGGCGTTATCAGGCACGGTCTATTTGGTGATGTACATCATGATGTTTGCGGCAGCAATCCGACTCCGATATTCCAAGCCTCATATCAAACGGCATTTCGAAGTGCCCGGTGGCGTAGCGGGTATTTGGTTAGTCAGTGGAGTCGGTATTCTCATTAGCGTGGTCGCCTTAATTCTGTCATTTATTCCGCCGGCAGCTGACCAGGTCGATGTAGGGAACCCCTACGTATACGTGGGATTAGAAGTGGGTATCTTCTGCGTGATTGTGCTGATCGGTCTCTTCATGCCGATGCATCCGGATCGGTTACCGGATGAGGATCAATCCGAAGGCCAGTCTGACTAG